The following are encoded together in the Eriocheir sinensis breed Jianghai 21 chromosome 28, ASM2467909v1, whole genome shotgun sequence genome:
- the LOC127004569 gene encoding major facilitator superfamily domain-containing protein 6-A-like, with product MWEKLFRDIKVNLLSSDLMPLKFLFFMLYAANTTLYPYLAVHMQSLGFGADKAGVLLAITPLVAIMGPPVAGAIADKLGNFKLFFSGVVAVSGMLSLLLLVIPPVPIPLGFSLTLITDHHQSEHPSAKDINKLAEVLPKAETGHHVDAEYLQFIVITNQTGCDIYDEYQTSMDGLDRVNIGSAEPMATVNITRILKHKNFSLMAVTTHHPLFCPEDLPLVRLSKGAEDLLPEILVDYNTSGLNRTVNGSVADTETDAWWRSGCSVSVPGLCEPHHADIIGAENLSFWTYLFARSLLNGALNAAFALFEGATLSLLKEHGGDYGLQRVWGYIGCMVFTPFSGWLIDVMSFDINKPDYRPAFYLFVGLQGLAGLVALSVDLKFKTPCEQIIKNIWMLLHNPEVIMLFLAMTLSGAFFGFLEAFLFWFLGDLGASRSLMGLTVTMGAASALPFLIFMSPIVDKFGHIGVIVAGFLMYALRFAGYASIYDPVSAMYFEALEGVTIGLMLSAGMTYASELSTTKNVVSLQALSGTLYYGVGKGAGCLVGGYMYHHLGARKTFRMMTVASLLSAIIFLIFQIYIQHRNRLRELNKTGTEKEGLIKKEAEQQPEAIKLKRVKERKWSRIGRKGKRRSIQIDAIEDGILELRRVTLVDAQTQTDPVTFACTLAMPETDEEE from the exons cCAACACCACTCTCTACCCGTACCTGGCCGTGCACATGCAGTCCCTGGGCTTCGGCGCGGACAAGGCCGGCGTGCTGCTGGCCATCACGCCGCTCGTGGCCATCATGGGCCCGCCCGTCGCCGGGGCCATCGCCGACAAGCTGGGGAACTTCAAG CTGTTCTTCTCGGGGGTCGTGGCCGTGTCGGGGATGCTGTCGCTGCTGCTGCTCGTCATCCCGCCAGTGCCAATCCCTCTCGGcttctccctcaccctcatcACGGACCACCACCAGTCGGAACACCCCAGCGCGAAAG ACATCAACAAGCTGGCCGAGGTGCTCCCCAAGGCCGAGACGGGTCACCACGTGGATGCCGAGTACCTGCAGTTCATCGTCATCACCAACCAGACGGGCTGCGACATCTACGACGAGTACCAGACCTCCATGGACGGCCTAGACAGg GTCAACATCGGGTCCGCGGAGCCCATGGCCACCGTCAACATCACTCGCATCCTCAAGCACAAGAACTTCTCCCTGATGGCCGTCACCACGCACCACCCGCTCTTCTGCCCCGAGGACCTGCCGCTCGTACGCCTCTCCAAGGGCGCCGAGGACCTGCTGCCGGAGATCCTGGTGGACTACAACACCTCAGGACTCAACCGGACTGTGAATGGCAGCGTGGCGGATACGGAGACGGACGCATGGTGGCGGTCCGGTTGCAGCGTCAGTGTGCCTGGCCTCTGCGAACCTCACCACGCGGACATCATCGGGGCGGAGAATTTGAGTTTCTGGACGTACCTCTTCGCCCGCAGCCTCCTCAACGGTGCCCTCAACGCCGCCTTTGCTCTCTTCGAAGGCGCCACTTTATCCCTCCTGAAGGAACACGGCGGGGACTATGGTTTACAAAg GGTATGGGGCTATATAGGCTGTATGGTGTTCACGCCCTTCTCCGGCTGGCTGATCGACGTCATGAGCTTCGACATCAACAAACCAGATTACAG ACCAGCCTTCTACCTGTTCGTGGGGCTGCAAGGTCTGGCGGGTCTGGTGGCGCTCTCCGTGGACCTCAAGTTCAAGACGCCGTGCGAGCAGATCATCAAGAACATCTGGATGCTGCTGCACAACCCCGAAGTCATCATGCTCTTCCTCGCCATGACGCTTTCAG GCGCCTTCTTCGGGTTCCTGGAGGCGTTCCTGTTCTGGTTCTTGGGTGACCTCGGGGCCTCGCGTTCACTCATGGGCCTGACAGTCACCATGGGCGCCGCCAGTGCCCtgcccttcctcatcttcatgtCGCCCATCGTGGACAAGTTTGGGCACATTGGGGTCATCGTGGCGGGCTTCCTCATGTATGCCCTGAGGTTTGCTG GCTACGCTTCCATCTACGACCCGGTGAGCGCCATGTACTTTGAGGCGCTGGAGGGCGTCACCATCGGCCTCATGCTGTCGGCGGGCATGACCTACGCCTCGGAGCTCTCCACCACCAAGAATGTCGTGTCCCTGCAGGCTCTTAGCGGTACCCTTTACTACGGCGTGG GCAAGGGCGCGGGCTGCCTGGTGGGGGGCTACATGTACCACCACCTCGGGGCGCGCAAAACCTTCCGTATGATGACCGTGGCCAGCCTGCTCAGCgccatcatcttcctcatcttccaaaTCTACATCCAGCACCGCAACAGACTCCGGGAGCTCAACAAGACGGGCACGGAGAAGGAAGGGCTGATCAAGAAGGAGGCGGAGCAGCAACCCGAGGCGATAAAGctgaagagggtgaaggagaggaagtggagcagGATAGGCCGGAAGGGAAAACGCAGGAGCATTCAGATTGACGCCATAGAGGACGGGATTTTAGAGCTTCGAAGGGTGACTTTAGTAGACGCGCAGACCCAGACCGACCCTGTTACCTTCGCCTGTACGCTTGCCATGCCCGAGACGGATGAAGAGGAATGA